GCCTTTCAGCCAATTTTGCAACGGGATCTGCAGGTGCTGCTCGCCAGAACCGCCAAGCTCTCGCACCGTCATATCGAGCTGACCGCTCTCGCCCAGGCGCCGTACCAACTGTAAATTGACCTCGGACCAGCCACTGACTGGCTTGCCATTGACCGCAACGATCTCCTGATCGACCGCCATCCCCGCCTGAGCAGCGAGACTGCCTGGCGCGACAGCACCGACAACAGGCCGCACCTGTTCGCTGCCAAGCATCGCCAGCAGCCAGAAGAACACCATAGCTAACAGGAAATTGGCCAACGGCCCGGCGGATACGATAGCGAAGCGCTGGCGGACGCTCTTGCGATTGAATGCACTGTCGAGCAAAGCGGGAGGCACGTCGCCCTCACGTTCGTCGAGCATCTTGACGTAACCGCCAAGCGGTATCGCAGCGATGACGAACTCGGTGCCCTGCCGGTCATGCCAGCGAAGCAGCGGACTACCGAAGCCAACGGAGAATCGCAGCACCTTCACGCCACAGCGGCGGGCAACCCAGAAATGACCGAATTCGTGAAAGGTCACCAACACCCCGAGCGCAACGAGGGTGCCGATGATCATGTAGAGCGCGCCCATATTTCCTCCGGGAGTGGGTCTGTTGACGTTTCGCTGCAAGCCGCGAGGCCGGCAGACCCTATCGCCCGCGGCAGCTCAACCAATTTTCGGCAGTTTCCCGAGCCTGGTTGTCAGCCGCCAATACATCTTCAAGGCAGACAGTCGGAACCGACGCCTCACGATTCAATACGTCGTCGATGATACTCGCGATCTCGGTAAAGCGGATGCGTCGATTAAGAAAGGCGTCAACCGCCACTTCGTTCGCGGCATTGAGCATCGCCGGCGCCGTACCACCGGTCTCCGCGGCCAGGCGAGCAAGCCGCAGACAAGGAAAGCGCAGGTCGTCCGGTGCGTGGAAATCCAATCGCCCAATCTGCAACAGATCCAGCGCTGGAACGCCGGAATCGATTCGCTCCGGCCAAGCCAAGGCATGCGCAATCGGCGTGCGCATATCAGGATTGCCTAGCTGCGCAAGCACCGAGCCATCCACGTAGTCCACCATCGAGTGGATAACGCTTTGTGGGTGAATCACCACCTCGACCTGATCTGGTCGTGCATTGAACAGCCAACAGGCCTCGATGAGTTCGAGGCCCTTGTTCATCATGCTGGCCGAATCCACGGAAATCTTGCGCCCCATCGACCAGTTGGGATGAGCGCAGGCCTGTTCCGGCGAAACATCCGCCAGAAGCGGCGGCGCGATATCTCGAAACGGCCCGCCGGAAGCGGTAAGCAATATCCGCCGCACGCCGACAGCACCAAGCCCCTGGGCATAATCGGCTGGCAAGCATTGGAAAATCGCGTTGTGCTCGCTATCGATCGGCAGCAACACCGCATCGTTATCGCGCAGCGCCTGCATGAACAGGGCGCCGGACATTACCAGCGCCTCCTTGTTCGCCAGCAACACTCGCTTGCCTGCCTGTACGGCGGCGAGAGTCGGCTTCAGCCCAGCGGCACCGACGATTGCAGCCATCACGACATCGACCTCGGGATGCCCCGCCACTTCGCTCAGACCGCCCTCACCGCTCAGCACTCGGGTGGTAATGCCATCGGACTGCAACTGGGCCTGAAACAGACCGGCTTGCGCTTCATCACCGACCACGGCGTAGCTCGGACGATGCTTGAGACAGAGCGAACGCAGTTCGTCAAGCCGGCTGAAGCCGGTCAGCGCAAATACGTTATAGCGATCCGGATGACGAGCGATGACGTCCAATGTGCTAAGCCCGATCGAGCCGGTCGCCCCCAGCACGGTGATCTGTAGAGGTCGCGTCACAGCACGCCCCAGCCAGCAAGCCACAAAAGCACCGTGAAGATCGGAATGGCTGCGGTAAGACTGTCTATGCGATCCATGACACCGCCGTGCCCGGGCAGCAGCTGACTGCTGTCCTTGATGCCCGAGCTACGCTTGAACATGCTCTCGGTGAGATCGCCGATCACCGAGATCAACACCACCACCGCCGCACCCAACAGCGCAAGCACCAACTCCCGCACCGACCAGCCGCGGTAGATGCCGACCGCCAGCGTGATCAGCAGACTGGTCAACAGCCCCCCTATCAGCCCCTCCCAGCTCTTGCCAGGACTGACCTGCGGTGCAAGCTTGCGCTTGCCGAACGTCTTGCCGGAGAAATACGCACCGATATCCGCAGCCCAGACCAGAACCATCGCGGCAAGGATCAACCAGTTACCCAGCGGCCACTGCTTGAGCACGACCAATGCCTGCCACGACGGCAGCAGGATCGCCAGACCGATCACCAGGCTGCCAGCGGAACCGCCCCAGAGACGACTGCTCTGCGGATAGGTCAACACCAGATAGGTCGCCGCCAGCCACCAGAGCACGGCAAGCGCCAATAACCAGGGGGCCAGCGCCGGAAGCTGATACAGCACGGCAAGCAACACCACGACCAGCGCCGCATAAGCGATTCTCACCGGCTGGCCGGCGAATCCAGCCAACCGGGCCCACTCCCAGGCACCGAGCGCAACGACCAGCCCAATGAAGATGGCGAAAGCGAGCCCATGAAGGAGGAAAAACCCAATGATCGCGACGGGCAGAAGAATGGCGGCGGTGATGATGCGCTGCTTCAGCATTCGGCCTTGACCTCGCTTTGGACCTGTTCACCCGTTTTGCCGAATCGCCGTTGTCGAGTGGCGAAATCGGCGAGCGCCTTGCGCATGGCAACGTGCTTGAAGTCGGGCCAATAAAGGTCGGAAAAATACAGTTCCGCATAGGCAAGCTGCCAAAGCAGGAAATTGCTGATGCGCCGCTCGCCGCCGGTGCGAATGCACAGGTCGGGCAACGGCATGTCACCAGTCGCCAGATAGCTCTGAAACAGAGCGGGCGTAATTTCCGCCGGATTCAGACGCCCGGACTGCGCTTCGGCAGCCAAGTGCTGAGCCGCCTGAAGAATGTCCCATTGCCCGCCGTAATTGGCGGCAACCTGGAGCACGAAACGATGATTGGCGGAGGTCATCTCTTCCACCTCCAGCATCGCGGCCTGCAATTCGGGATGGAAACGCGTGCGATCTCCGATGATGCGCAGGCGAATGCCATTCTCATCGAGCTTGCGTGCCTCACGCCGCAGCGCCGAGAGGAACAGCTCCATCAGCGCACCGACTTCATCCGCCGGGCGCTGCCAGTTCTCGCTGGAGAAAGCAAACAGTGTAAGCACCTCGACGCCGGAATCAGCGCAGACCTCAATCACGGCGCGAACCGCATCGACACCGGCTTTGTGCCCGGCCACACCGGGCAGCAAACGCCGCTTCGCCCAGCGGTTGTTGCCATCCATGATGATCGCCACGTGACGGGGTACGTTCCGCCCGGCGATCTGCCTGACCTTTTCCATGAACAACTCTACTTGCGCTAAAACACGCTGCGAAC
This DNA window, taken from Pseudomonas sp. FeN3W, encodes the following:
- the uppS gene encoding polyprenyl diphosphate synthase, translated to MEKVRQIAGRNVPRHVAIIMDGNNRWAKRRLLPGVAGHKAGVDAVRAVIEVCADSGVEVLTLFAFSSENWQRPADEVGALMELFLSALRREARKLDENGIRLRIIGDRTRFHPELQAAMLEVEEMTSANHRFVLQVAANYGGQWDILQAAQHLAAEAQSGRLNPAEITPALFQSYLATGDMPLPDLCIRTGGERRISNFLLWQLAYAELYFSDLYWPDFKHVAMRKALADFATRQRRFGKTGEQVQSEVKAEC
- the ispC gene encoding 1-deoxy-D-xylulose-5-phosphate reductoisomerase, whose product is MTRPLQITVLGATGSIGLSTLDVIARHPDRYNVFALTGFSRLDELRSLCLKHRPSYAVVGDEAQAGLFQAQLQSDGITTRVLSGEGGLSEVAGHPEVDVVMAAIVGAAGLKPTLAAVQAGKRVLLANKEALVMSGALFMQALRDNDAVLLPIDSEHNAIFQCLPADYAQGLGAVGVRRILLTASGGPFRDIAPPLLADVSPEQACAHPNWSMGRKISVDSASMMNKGLELIEACWLFNARPDQVEVVIHPQSVIHSMVDYVDGSVLAQLGNPDMRTPIAHALAWPERIDSGVPALDLLQIGRLDFHAPDDLRFPCLRLARLAAETGGTAPAMLNAANEVAVDAFLNRRIRFTEIASIIDDVLNREASVPTVCLEDVLAADNQARETAENWLSCRGR
- a CDS encoding phosphatidate cytidylyltransferase, which translates into the protein MLKQRIITAAILLPVAIIGFFLLHGLAFAIFIGLVVALGAWEWARLAGFAGQPVRIAYAALVVVLLAVLYQLPALAPWLLALAVLWWLAATYLVLTYPQSSRLWGGSAGSLVIGLAILLPSWQALVVLKQWPLGNWLILAAMVLVWAADIGAYFSGKTFGKRKLAPQVSPGKSWEGLIGGLLTSLLITLAVGIYRGWSVRELVLALLGAAVVVLISVIGDLTESMFKRSSGIKDSSQLLPGHGGVMDRIDSLTAAIPIFTVLLWLAGWGVL